DNA sequence from the Desulfovibrio aminophilus genome:
CCCGGCCGGGGATCAAAGCCTGATCCCGGATCAGGCCGACGCGACCCGGCTCTTCGCGGTCCTGGGCGCGGCCCCCAAGATTCACATGTCCGGCGAGATCGTCGACCGCTACGGCTACGTCTCCAGCATCCCGGGCGACATGACCGTGCTCCTCGTGATGGTGGACAACTGCCCGGGGCCTTGCGAACGGGTCTTCGACCTGGAGTTGCGCCGCGACCCCGGGAGCTTTCCCGAGCCCGGTAAATTGCAACCCACTCCGGGCCTGAGCGCGGCGGCGGGCACGAAAAGCGGCCTGCGCCTGGGCCTGACCAAGGACGAGGTCAAGGCCATCCTAGGCTGGCCGCAGCATGAGGAAGAAAACGTCCTCCGCTATGGAGCCTCCCAGGGTGTGTTCCTTCCCCGAGAGGAGGTTCTGGCCCGGGGGTTCCCGGAGAAATACGTGCAGATGGGTCAATCCATCTACCGGTTCATCAAGGTCACCTTCACAAACGGCCGGGCGGACGCCATCCGCCTGGACCACCGCACCGTCTGGGACTGACCGGCTTCGCCGGTTCATAGAAAGGCCGGGAGCCTCTTCGCCTTTCTATAACCCGGCGAAGCCGGGCGGTTGCGGCGGGAGGGGGGAGTTTGGTAGGAGGGAGCGCCAGGAGGCCCGCCATGCCGCGACTTGTGTACGCCCTGCTTGCCAACGATCTCATCGTGGACCGCGAAAGCGGCTCCGTGTCCTTCATCCGCGCCGTGGAGCACGCGCAGGTCCGGACGCTGCCCGCGCGGCTGCCGTCGCTCTGGCTCGGCTCGCTCTGGGAACTGGACGGCTCGGGGACCTTCGCCGTGGAGCTGCGGCTGCGCGCGCCTTCGGGCGGCCAGACCGTGCTGGGCAGGCAGGACATTCCCGCGGCCCAGTCGCGGCTCCACCGCCTGAATTTCCACCTGGGCGGCCTGGAGCTGGCCGAGGAGGGCCGCCACGCCCTGCTCCTGGCCCTGCACGGCGGCGAAAAGCCGCTCAAGGCCGCCGAGCTGCCGCTTTACGTGCTCAAGGTGGCGGGCAAGGACTCCTAGCGGAACGGGGCGCAGCGCACCCCGCGCACGAACCAGTTCATGGCGTCCAGTTCGTGGTCCGAGGCCGAGCGGCCCGCCGGGATGCGCACGGTTCCGGCCTGGTCGGCCACGGGCCCGGCAAAGGAGGCGTCCTCGCCCAGGAGCATGCGCGCCCGTTCGGCCAGGACCTTTTCCCGCACCTTTGACGGCACCCAGGTCCCGAACGGGGCCAGGTCCACCACGCCCTCGCGGATGCCCGCCTTGTCGCGCTGCGGTATCCAGATTCCTTCGTTCACGGCCCGCACCTGGGCCTCGTAGACCGGGCTCCAGTTGAAGACCGTGGAGGTCAGGGCGCAGGGCGCTCCCAGGGCGGAGACGTCCAGGGCGTGGCCCACGGCCGGGATGTTCTTGGAGCAGGCCGCGCGCGAGGTTTCCGGCGTGTCGGCCATCTGGCGCACGAGGTCGCGGCCCCAGCCCGCCAGGTCCAGGGCCAGGGAGTACTCCCGGGCCGGGTCGGACCAGGCGTCCAGCCAGAGCACGTCGTTGACCCGCGCCGGGTCGTGGGGCGTGCCGGACTCCTTCAGCCCGCGCAGCAGGCCCAGGGTGAAGGCGTTGATCCCGCGCACCACGTCGGGCTCGGGCAGGGTGGCCACGGTTCCGGAGGCGCGGAAGCCCAGGAGCCCGGCGGCGTAGCCCGCCAGGTACTCGGCCTGTTCCATGCGGGCCGTGTAGGTTCCCAGGTTGGGCCCGATGCGGCGGCCCGAGCACTGCATGAAGCGCACTCCGGGATATTCGCGGGCCACCTTTTCCGTGGCCTCGGCATGGACCAGGGAGGTGGCGAAGACGACGTCGATCCCTCGGGCCGCGAGGCCCCGGAGGACGGTTTCGGCCTGTTCCCCGGTGTCCACGTTCTCCACGTGCTCCACGGCCACCAGGCCGCCCAGGCGGGCGGTCATGGTCTCCATGCCCCGGCGGTGGGCCGCGGTCCAGCCCAGTTCGCGCGGGGTCTGGACATAGATGGCGGCCACATGGACGGGCGTCTCGGCCAGCGCGGGCCGGCCGGACAGGAGCAGGCAGCAGAAGGCCAGGAGCAGCAGGACCGGCCGTTGGACGGGGACGATCCGGGACATGGCGGCCTCCTTCGCGGGTATGCAATGGGGGATGATGCGCCTATTGGGCCCGATCCCGCCCAAAAGTCAACCGCCTTCGGCGGGTTTATGGAAAGGCGGGGAGGGGTCGTCGCCTCTCCCCGCCTCAAGTCCGGGAGCCTCTTTGCCTTTTCACAACCCCCGAAGGGGGCTAGCCGTCGCCGAGCTGGGAGGTCAGTCTGCCCAGGGACACGGTGAGACCGGCCAGACGCTGCATGACGGTTCCGGCCTGGCTCATGTTGTTGGCCATCACGCCGCTCAGGGAGCTGACTTCCCCGGTGGAGCGGTTGATCTCCTCCGAGGCGGAGGACTGTTCCTCGGCAGCGGCGGCGATGGAGCGGATCTGGTCCGTGGCGTTGACCACGGTGCCCACGATGGCGTCCAGGGACTCCCCGGCGCGGGAGGCGTGGCCGGTGCTGGCGTGCACGGCCTGCATGGCCTGCTCCATGGCCGCGATGTTGCGCTTGGTGCCGTCCTGGATCACGGCGACGGCCTGCCCGACCTCGTGGGTGGCGCTCATGGTCTTTTCCGCCAGCTTGCGCACCTCGTCGGCCACCACGGCGAATCCCCGGCCGGACTCTCCGGCGCGGGCGGCCTCGATGGCCGCGTTGAGGGCCAGAAGGTTGGTCTGGTCCGCGATATCCTGGATCACGTTGATGATCCGGCCGATGGAATCCGCGTGGCGGCCGAGGTCGGCGATGCTGACGCTCATGCCCTGGGCCCGGTCCTGGACCTCGGCGATGGAGCCCACGAGGTCGCGCACCACCTGGGCTCCGGTCTCGGCCTGGGAGCGGGCGCTTTCCGCGCTTTCCACGGCCCGGGAGGCGCTCTGGGCCACGTCTAGGACGCTTTCGCTCATCTGGCTCATGGCCGTGGCGGCCTCCTGGGTGCGCTCCCGCTGGCGCGAGGAGTCGTCCAGAACGTCCCGGATGCGGCGGCTCAGGTCGTCGCTGCCCTCGTTGATCTGGCCGATGACGTCCTCCAGGCGGGCGGCGGCCTCCATCAGGCCTTCCTTGCGGGCGGCCTCGGCCCGGCCCTTGGCCTCCTCGGCCTGGGCCAGCGCGGCGCGGGCGGCCTCGGCCTGGCTCTCCGCCTTGCGCCCGGCCTCCAGGGACTCGGCGATCATGTCCTTGAGCCGTCGCAGCATGCGTTCCAGGGCGGCGGTCAGACGGGCCATTTCGCCCGCGTGGCGGCCGCGCACCGTGGCCTCCAGATCGCCTTCGGACACGGCGGCGGCGAAGTCCGTCACCTGCTGGATGGGCCGGATGACGGAACGGGCGGCGGCCCAGGCCACGAGCACGGCCAGGACCGCGCAGGCGGCCAGCACGGCGGAGAGCCGCCCCCGGGTGGCCTGGGCGCGTTCGGCCTCGGCGGCGGCGAGACGCTCCACCCGCTTCTGGGCGTATTGCCCGGTGGCGCCCGCGATTTTCTCCATGTTGTGCGTGGAGTCCTTGATGGGGAGCATGAGCTTGTTGGCCTGCTGCGGGGTGAGCGCGGGGTCGTCCATGGCCTGCCGCGCCAGGGCCGCGACCCCGGCCATGTAGGCGGAAAAGTGGGTGGAGAGCCCGTCCAGGGATGTACGGATTTCCTGGTCGACGTCGCGGCAGATCCCGGCCAGTCCGCGCAGGCGCTCGATGGCCGAGGCCAGCCGTCCGCCCTCGGCCTCCAGCCGCTTCAGATAGTCGGCCTGTTTCTCGCGGGCCCCGATGTTGAGGAAGATGTCCTTTTCAAAGCGCCGCAGGTTGAGGACCAGAATCTCCGTCTCCTGGGCGGTGCGCATGAAGGCCGCGTCCTGGTCCTTGAGGCGGTCCACGGCGGCCACCCACTGGCCGGTGGCGTAGTAGCCGAAGCTGCCCGCTCCGGCGGCGGTGAGCAGGAGGAAGGCGAAGGAGAGAATGAGCTTCTGCGAGATCGTCATGGGCCCCCCGAGATGGTTCCGTTAAAAGTCCCTCTTGAGCCATTTCAGCGGGCGGATGTCAAATGCGGTTCAGTTTTCTCCTTTCATCACGGGCTGTTCGCCGTCCTCTCCAATGGCTGTCCCGCAAGGGTTCCGTCGGGCCTCCGGCGGGAATCATTGTTCGGCGGATATCGATTGGCCGCGGGCTGGGGATGCGCGGCGTTCAAGGGTTTCCGACCCCACAGTCTGTAACGGAAAAGTCACAAAAACAATATTCAATAAAATAAATGAGATGTGCTGGGACGGGGCCGGCCCGGCCCAGTCGGGAAAACGTAAACGGCGGGGAGGGGGCGACGACCTCTCCCCGCCTCAAGCCCGGGAGTCTCTCGGCCTTTTCATAGTCCCCCGAAGGGGGGGCGAAGCCGGTTCTTCCACGGCGGCGTCCATGGGCAGGGTGCGGGCTGTTTTGGGGGAGGCCAGGGGCGCGGGCGTGTCCCGCGCGCGTCAGTCCGCCAGACGCGCTCCGGCCAGCAGCGCGGGCCAGGCCTCGGCCCAGGCCTCGCCGCCGTGCCCCAGGCCCGGCTCCACCCGGACCGCCACCGGCGCGCCCGGCTTGAGCCGCGACACGAACGAATCCGTCACCCGGCGGGTGATGTTGGCGTCCTTTTCGCCCAGGAAATGCGTCTGGGGCAGGGACGAGAGCCGTTCGGCCCGGTCGGCCGGATTGAGCGACCCATGCAGCGGCGTGACGCCGTGCATGGCCGTCCACACGGCAGGGTCCAGGTTGCCGCAGACCGTGACCAGCGCGGCCACGTCCGTCCGTTCCTCCGCCAGGAGGGCCGCCACGGCCCCGCCGCCTGAAAAGCCGATCAACACCGCGCGCCGCGCGCCGGTCTGCCGCATGGCCGCGTCCATGAGGGCGTTCATGCCGAGGAGCACCGTCGCGGAGAAGCGCCCCGTGGTCCAGCATTCCCGGGAGCAGGCGTCCCCGGTGACGTACTGGCAGGGACGGCCGAGATAGGCCGCGGCGGGCGCGGTGTCCCGGCGGGCCAGCAGCAGGGCCGTGGGCGTGATGGGCGTGGGATCGGGCGAGGGGGTGGTGCGCGTGGAATAGGCCACGCCGTCGCCCTCGATGTAGATGTGGACCACCTCGGCCCGTCCCCGCGCCCAGCCCGCCGCCGGGAGCGGCGCGGCCACGGAGAAGGCCGTCCAGGCCGGATCGGCCCGGAGTTCCTGGATGGCCCGGTTCGAGGCGCAGGCCGGAAGCAGGACGAGAAGGAGCAGGCAGGACAAGGCCCTGGGCAGCGGACGCATCTTCATGCCGTTCACCTACGTGATCGGGGCCTGGGCGGCAATCACCGGGAAGACGGGGAGGCCGCGGGAGGCCGGGGGGACGGCTTCCTTGCCCGGGAAAAACGGAAGGGCGGGGAAACTCCTTGCCTTTCCATAACCCCCCGAAGGGGGGTGGAGGGCAGTTCTCGATTTGGCTTTTGTGTCTCGTTTATGGGGCGCGAGTCTGCTTTTGTCTCGTGGATTTCGTTTTGTGAGACGCAAATGCGTTTATGGCTCACGGGTGAGACTCAGAAAAAGGCTTTTCCTTCGGCGATGTTGAGGAGTTCCGGGAAGCAATACAGCGCGGGGCGGCGTCCGCTGCCCTCGCGAACGGTGACGAGAATCTCTTCGTCGCGCAGCAGGGTAATGATGCGGCTCGCCGTTGGTTTCGGAATGTCGGACCCTTCGATGAACACGGTGGTGTTGAAGACGGGCGCGTTGAAGAGAAAATCCACGGCCCGGATGGAGTGCTGGGAGTGGGTCAAGTCCGCCACCTGTGTTTTCAGACGCTCGTAGAGTTCGAGAATCGCTCGCGCCTTCATTTCGTTTGCGGTCGCCTGTTCCGTGATGCCCTTGAGGAAGAATATGCACCAGTCGGTCCAGGCGTCGCCACGCGAGACGGCGCGAAGGCACTCTTGATATTCCTCGCGGTTCTCCTCAAGATATCCGCTCATGTAAAAGTCCGGGCTGGCGAGGAGCTTGCGCTGATACAAAAAAAGCGGAATCAGCATCCGTCCGAGTCTGCCGTTGCCGTCCTCAAACGGGTGCAGGGCTTCGAATTCCACATGGATGATGGCGAGTTGGACGAGCGAGTCAAGTTCGTCCCGGCTGTTCAGATATCGTTCCCAGTCGTCCATGCCCGCCTGGAGATGCTCCGGCGCGATGGGGATGAAGCTCGCTTCCTCGATGGTGCAGCCCTTCGGACCGATCCAGTTCTGTTCCTTGCGGTAACTGCCGGGCGACTTGTTTCGGCCACGAACGCCGCGCATCAGGATGCCGTGCGCCGTGCGGAGCATGTGCTGGGAGAGGGGGCGTTTTTCCATTTCCTCCGTGCAGGCGAGCATGGCCCGGCGGTAGTTGAAAACTTCCTCGGCGTCGTCGCGCTTGGGCTTCGTCAGCTTTTCGGAATCGCCGCCTGCCTCGATTTCCAGAACCTCGCCCATGGTGACGTGCGTGCCCTCGATCTTGGAAGAAAGCACGGCCTCCTGGGTCGTGAGGGGCGAAAGAAGGACATGCTTATTGGGGATGGCGGAAAGCAGCCCGTCATAGCGTCCAAGGGCGCTTGTGGCTGGTCCGACGAACGGAAAGAGCTTGCGGAGGTCCAAGTCCTTGGGCGGGAACTTGCCGAGGTGATATGGGACGGGCTGGTTCGCCATGGGTCGTTTTCAACTAACTCATCGGCAATGGTTTTGTGAAGCGGGATTGCTCCGATCCGCCATAGGGTTTGCGGCCGTATCCTGGACCGCGCGCCGAAAAACAGGAGACACAGGAAGGCGATGACCAGCGCTGTTCGTGTGTCCGTCGTGCTGCCCCCGCTGGATGACACAAAAATTGTCAGAGAGTATGGACGATTACATTAGCAGTTGGTGTGCGTCAAGCCGTGTCCCGAAAAAAAAGAGCGCCCTGAAGGTTCCCCCCCAGGGCGCTCTTTGCCTTTCCACAATCCCCCGAAGGGGGGCGAAGCCGGCTATTCCACGGTCACGCTCTTGGCCAGGTTGCGGGGCTGGTCCACGTCCTTGCCCAGGTAGTCGGCCATCTCGTAGGCGAAGAGCTGGAGCGCGGGCAGGGCCAGGAAGGAGTTCAGGGGGCCGAAGGCCTTGGGCAGGACCCAGGAGTGGTCCACGCCCGCGTCCAGGCCCGGGTTGGTCAGGGCGATGATCGTGCCGCCGCGCGCCTGGACCTCCACGAGGTTGGACTTGACCTTGGGGAACAGCCCGTCGTCCAGGGCCATGGCGAAGGTCGGGAACTTGGGGTCGATGAGCGCGATGGGGCCGTGCTTCATCTCGCCCGCGGCGTAGCCCTCGGCGTGGATGTAGGAGATCTCCTTGAGCTTGAGCGCGCCCTCCAGGGCCAGGGGGTAGCACGCGCCCCGGCCGAGGTAGAGGAAGCTCGTGGCCTCGGCGTGCAGCCGCGAGAGGCGCTGGGCCTGGTCGCGCATGCCGGGCAGCTCCTTCTCCAGGAGCTGGGGCAGCATGGCCAGCTCGCGCACGCAGCGGGCGGCGGTGTCCGCGTCCAGAACCCCGGAACGGCGGCCCCAGTAGAGGGCCAGCAGGAGCATGGACGTGAGCTGGCTGCACATGGCCTTGGTGGAGGCCACGCTGATCTCGGGACCGGCCTGGGTGTACATGACGTAGTCCGACTCGCGGGCCACGCTGGAGCCGACCACGTTGCACAGGCCGATGACCGGCAGGCCCTGCTCCTTGGCCAGGCGGATGCCCGCCAGGGTGTCGGCGGTCTCGCCGGACTGGGAGATGGCCAGGACCACGCCCTTCTTGTCCAGGATGGGGCCCCGGTAGCGGAACTCGGAGGCGATCTCCACCTGGACCGGGATCTTGGCCCACTTCTCCAGGAGGTACATGCCCCAGAGCCCGGCGTGGAAGGAAGTGCCGCAGGCCACGATGTGCAGGCGCTCGGGCACGCCCAGGGCCTCGATCTCGGGCAGGTCCACGGAGTTGTCGGCGTGGTCCACGCGGCCAACGAGGCAGTCCGCGATGACCTTGGGCTGCTCGAAGATCTCCTTGATCATGAAGTGCTTGTGGCCGCCCTTCTGGGCCGACTGCACGTCCCAGGCGATGTGCTGGACCTTCTTTTCGCGCGGGGCCAGGGTGGCGGCGTCGAAGACCCGCCAGGAGTCGGCGTCGATGCGCACGAGGTCGCCGTCGTCCAGGAAGACCACCTCGCGGGTGTAGGGCAGGAAGGCCGGGATGTCCGAGGCCACGAAGTTCTCGCCCGTGCCGATGCCCATGACCAGGGGGCTGGAGCGCCGCGCGGCGTGGATCACGCCGGGCATGTCCTGGTGGATGACCGCGATGGCCCAGGCGCCGTCGGCGCGGGACAGGGCCCAGGACAGGGCCTTGGTCAGGTCGCCCTTCTCCTTGAGTCCCTCGGAGATGAGGTTGGCCAGGACCTCGGTGTCGGTCTGGGAGGAGAAGGTGTAGCCCTTGGCCGAGAGCTCCTTCTTGATCTCCAGGTAGTTCTCGATGATGCCGTTGTGGATCAGGGCGATCTTGCCGGAGTTGTCGCGGTGGGGGTGGGCGTTGGCCTCGTTGGGCACGCCGTGGGTGGCCCAGCGGGTGTGGCCGATGCCCGCGGTGGCCTGGAACACGTTCTGTCGGGCGAGTTTCTTCTCCAGCTCCCCGAGCTTGCCCGGGGCGCGGATGACGGAGAGCTCCCCGGCCTGGACGAATCCCACTCCGGCCGAGTCATACCCACGGTATTCGAGCCGCCGCAGACCCTCGACGATGAGGGGCACGGCGGGACGGTGGCCGCTGTATCCGATGATTCCGCACATGGTCGAAGATGTCCTTTGTTGTCGGTTTCCGGTCCCGGGACCTCCCGGGAGGCCGCCTGGAGTATGACGTTTTCCCGCTTTTTGTCAAATCACGGTCGACGGGAAATCCGCTGCTGCCAAGGGTTGCCGGGGGTCATCATTGACATGCCCTCCGGCGGGGGGTAGGCGGGAATCGGACGGGAAGTCCGGCAACGCCTATGGGGGGAGGTCGGGAGATGCAGAAGGTCGTCGGGGAGATCTTTTCACGGGGGTTGGTGGCCGTTCCGCTCGACATGGAGACCGGCGAGGCCGTGGCGCTCATGCGCGACCGCCGCATCTCCTGCGTGGTGGTCGTGGACGACGGCCGGGCCCAGGGCATCTTCACCGAACGCGACGTGGTCCGTCTGGTGGCCCGGCGCGGCCACGAATTCCTGGGCGAGCCCATCTCCGTGTTCATGAGCCCGGGCGTGGTCCAGGTGCGGCCCCAGGCCACCATTCACGAGGCCTTCGCCCTGCTCATGGAGCGGCACATCCGCCATCTGGTGGTGGCCGAGGCCGGAGGCCCGCCCCTGGGCGTGCTGACCCAGTCCGACCTGGTGGACCAGCTGGGCTACGAATTCTTCATCAAGGTCCAGACCGTGGCCCAGATCATGAGCCGGGCCGTGCTCGTGGTGGACGGCTCCACGCCGTTGCGCCGCGCCTCCCAGATCCTGGCCGATCGCCAGGTGAGCTTCCTGGTGGTGGGCGAGGCCTGCGGCGGCCCGCCCCTGGGCGTGCTCACCGAGCGCGACGTGGCCCGCCTGGCCCTGGAGTCCACGGACCTGGAGATCCCGGTGAGCGAGGTCATGAGTTCGCCCGTGGCCACCCTGCACCAGGACTCCCCGGCCTACGCCGCCGCCGAGATGATGCGCGAGCGCCACATCCGCCGCGTGGTGGTGGTGGACGAGTGCGGGCGGCTGGCCGGGGTGGTGACCCAGTCCGACCTCGTGCGCGGCCTGGAGAGCAAGTACATCGAGACGCTCAAGCAGATCATCCGGGACCAGGGCGTGGAGCTGGAGCGCACGGCCCGCGAACTCTCGGAGAAGACCCTCTACCTGGACAACCTCCTGTCCACGGCCATGGACATGGGCATCGTGGCCACGGACACGGAATTCAACGTGGTCTACCACAGCGCCTCGGCCGGGCGCATCCTGGGCAGCCGCGCCTCGGACGTGCTGGGCAAGCCCCTGTCCGGCGTGCACTCGGGCATCGCCCTGGACTCCGGGCGCTTCGACCGGGCCATGGACCAGGTGCGCCGGCAGGGCTCCCACGAATTCTGCTTCTCCCGCCGCCAGGGCGGGGTGCTCCGGCACGTCAACGCCCGGGTCTCGTCCGTGCGCGGCCAGGGCGGGCTGGTGGGCTACGTGCTCATGGTCCAGGACGTGACCGAGAAGCGCCAGGCCGAGGAGACCATCCGCTTCCTGGCCTACCACGACACCCTCACCGGCCTGGCCAACCGCGTGCTCTTCGCCGAGCGCCTGGACATGGACCTGGCCCGCTGCCGCCGCCACGGCCTGTTCCTGGCCCTGGTGGTCCTGGACCTGGACCGCTTCAAGGAAGTCAACGACAAGCTCGGCCACCACGCGGGCGACCAGGTGCTCCACGACGTGGCCCACCGGCTCCAGTCCCTGCTGCGCCAGACCGACACCGTGGCCCGCATGGGCGGCGACGAGTTCACGGTCATCCTCACGGACCTCAAGTCCCCGGAGGACGCCCTGCCCGCCGCCGAGAAGCTCCTCCAGGCCTTCGCCCGGCCCGTGCTCGTGGAGGACACGCCCGTGGAGGTCAAGGCCAGCCTGGGCGTGGCCGTGTATCCGGTCCACGGCGAGGACGGCGAGAACCTCCTGCGCGGCGCGGACCGGTCCATGTACCGGGCCAAGCGCCTGGGCCAGGAGAACCGGCTGGCGAACATCGTCCTGGAGGCCTGACCGGCCCCGGACGAGCGCGCCCGCCGGCGCATCATTCCGAAGAAAAACACCTGTCCTTGCGCCTGGATGCGCGTCGGCCGTGATTTTCTCGCGACCCCGCGTCCGCGCGTTTTTCCCGCGCGCCCTCGGGCCGTGGGCCAGCCCCTTGGTTCGACAGGAGAAAACAACCACCCGCCATGTTTCGCCCCGGGCTTGCCCGGGGCGTTTTGTTGTAGTAACGATATAAGAACTCCAAAGAGTTTGGGACGGGGGTGGAATGCATTCCGTTTCCGAGCGCAAGGCGCTCTGCGAACGTTTCCTGGAGGCCGCCGAGGGTCGGGGCCCGGCGGCCGAGTCCGAGGCGTTGCGGCAGGTTGAGGAGGCCCTCGGGCCGTCGGCATGCGCCGACCTGCTGCACGCCTTGACGCGTCTGGAGTTCGGCCAGGAGGAGGGCTGCCGCCACTGGCGGGCCATCGCGCGCCATCGCCAGGCGCTGGCCCTCTCCCTGGGCCGCGACGTGGGCATCCGCGTGGCGCTCTGCGACTACTTCGTGAACGTGGCCCCCACGGTGCGCAACCCCGTGCTCGTGGAGCTGCACCTCCTGCGCCGCCAGGAGGAGCTGGCCCTCACCGACGAACTCACCGGCCTGTCCAACCGCCGCCGCCTGAACCAGGAGCTGGAGCGCGAGGTGGAGCGCTTCCGCCGCTTCGGCCAGCCCTTTTCCGTGGTCATGCTCGACCTGGACCGCTTCAAGGATTTCAACGACGCCCACGGCCACCAGGCCGGGGACGAGGCGTTGCGCGGCGTGGCCCAGGCCATGCTGGAAACCTGCCGGGTCATGGACCAGGCCGCGCGCTGGGGCGGCGAGGAGTTCGTGCTGCTCCTGCCCCAGACCGGCAAGGACGACGCCGTGGCCGTGGCCGAACGCGTGCGACGGGCCGTGGCCCTGCGGCCCGTGCCCTATGAGGGCCGCGACCACGGGCCGATCACGGTGAGCGCCGGGGTGGCCACCTTCCCGGAGGACGCCTACACCGCCGAGACCATCATCCGACGGGCCGATACAGCCCTGTACCGGGCCAAGGCCCAGCGGAACATGGTCTTCGCCTTCCGCGAGGGCTCCCGCCGCCACCCCCGGCTCAAGGTGCGGCTGGAGGCGGACCTGCGCCCGGTCCACGGGCCGGAACGCTTCTGCGCCACACGGGACCTGAGCCTGGGCGGCATGCTCTGCGAAGCATCGGGCGGGCTGCCCCTGGGCGCGGAAGTGGAGATCGTGCTGCGCGACGGCGACCGCCGGTCCATGCCCCTGCGCGGCCGGGCCCTGCGCGTGACCCCGGACCCGGAGCGGCCCGGGGGCTTCATCCTGGCCCTGGGCTTCGACGCCCCCGACTCCCGCCGCCAGGACATGATCCTGGAGTTCCTGGCCCCCCGCTCGGCCGAGGCGCACTAGCGGACCCTGGACCCTCCACGCCGACCGCATCGCAAAAAAAAACAAGGCCCCGCGCATCACCTGCCCGGGGCCCCGGTTTCTTTTCCGCGTTCCGTCCGGCGCGGTCAGCCCCGGGCGAATCCCCGCCACTTCCCCATGAGCGCCTGCAGGGCCTTGCCCCGGTGCGACCGGGCGTTCTTCTGTTCCGGCGTCATCTGGGCCGCGGTCATGTCCAGTTCGGGGTCGAAGAAGATCGGGTCGTAGCCGAAGCCGGACTTCCCAGCGTAGCCGTGGGTGATCCGGCCCTCCCACTCCCCGCGCGCGGT
Encoded proteins:
- a CDS encoding diguanylate cyclase, translated to MHSVSERKALCERFLEAAEGRGPAAESEALRQVEEALGPSACADLLHALTRLEFGQEEGCRHWRAIARHRQALALSLGRDVGIRVALCDYFVNVAPTVRNPVLVELHLLRRQEELALTDELTGLSNRRRLNQELEREVERFRRFGQPFSVVMLDLDRFKDFNDAHGHQAGDEALRGVAQAMLETCRVMDQAARWGGEEFVLLLPQTGKDDAVAVAERVRRAVALRPVPYEGRDHGPITVSAGVATFPEDAYTAETIIRRADTALYRAKAQRNMVFAFREGSRRHPRLKVRLEADLRPVHGPERFCATRDLSLGGMLCEASGGLPLGAEVEIVLRDGDRRSMPLRGRALRVTPDPERPGGFILALGFDAPDSRRQDMILEFLAPRSAEAH